A region of the Gambusia affinis linkage group LG11, SWU_Gaff_1.0, whole genome shotgun sequence genome:
CCTACAGGAACCGAAATGCAGGTGGTGCAATTTTGCCCCCTGGTGGCCTAACTTGACATTTCacccaaaatgttttctagcCCACGGCTCAGCTAAACAGCAGCTGATGTGACAGTAACATGCCTTCATCAGTCTCTGCAGTGACCTGCAGCTGACATGAAACCTTGTGACTCTGATTTTTCGGTGTGATGTCACACAAACTTATCGTTTTATGTTATCTCCTACATAAGATTGGCTGGCacactttctccagctgaaagTGTCAGTCTTGAGAGACCAgaaagtcacacacacacacaaaataatgtggtaatgtttttttattattattttagaaaaatagtttttttcatatataaaaacaaataagttatGAATTCCAGCAGCTGCTTTAAGTTTCCTTTGTAATGACATCTCTCCGCATCAACATTCTCTGTTGCTATCATTCTCAcaggcacacaaacacacgccgacacacgcacacacgcttTCTTGCTTGACACAAGTCAGTTCTCACAGTCCTTCAGTTGTTATGCATTGTTACCAGTCCATATCTGCTTCACCAACCGCACAATACGAGTTCAGGGCAtctcttttttggggggtggggggtctGGATTCATCCTTGCTCTGTGACCTACTTTCCGTAGAACATCTCCATGAGAACCTCCTCGATGTTCACCGTCCCGATTACGGGTCTGAAGAAGAGCTGGGCGACCACCAGCGGGCTGATGGCCCGCAGCATGGACAGGGCGATGAGCAGCTTGGCAAAGCGCATCGAGTCGTCGCGGTGGATCAGCCGGACGTGCTCGTTGAGAGCCTGGTGCGCCTCGCGGCGCAGCGCCTGGATGTAGTGGAGGCAGCGCAGACCTTCCAGATCTGagaggagaagagagaaaagTTTAGTTTTCAAACGCAGACGACTTCGGGTCAATTTCATCAGTGGTCCGATCGACCGAATCAGCGTTCTTATACTATTACAGtctgttttgcagattttattccATGCAAACTGATTCAAAAAGTTCCAATTTACCTGGATTAAAGAGCACAGCTCCCTTGAGATACGCGTACTCCTTCGTGCTGATGTCCACACTCCAGCACTTCTTCAGGAAGGCTTTGATCGCCTCGATGTCCACCACGGACACCCCGACTGCCACCCTGGTCTGACCGGCCAGGATCTCGCTCTGCCGGTCCGGCACACCTGTGAGGATGCGCTGCAGCATGCTGGGCTCCACGGTCTCGGTCGTCTCAAAGTCCACCCGGTCCTGCGCAAGCCCCAGCACCAGCAGCGGGGCCCAGCCGCTCCGGATCAGCATCAGCTGGTCGTCCTCCGGCAACTCGCGGAAGCAGGGGACGTTTTTCACAAAGCGCAGCGTCTTCACCAGCACAGCCGACGCGGCTTTGCACGTCACCTGCGGGGAGCGCAATACGCCCCGGCGACGTGTCGATCCGCAGGAGCATGCCTGCTGCCGGAGCTCCTGCAGCGAGCCCGGCccggaggaggaagaggaagagcaggaggaggaggagcccTTGAGGAGTAGATGCTGCAGGGTTTGATGTTGGGAATGCTGCTGTTGGTGTTGTTGTGGCTCCTCGGCGGTCACAAGGCTATCGCTCTTCAGAATGCTGTAGAGAATGCTGCTGTTGTTTCGGGCGCTGGCACTCCGACAGCGACAGCCCTCCAGCGTGGCCATGACCGCTGGCCGCTCTACATGGGCCGGAGCTGCCTCTTTGAAGCGCCGGGGGTCAGTGACAGAGGTAACTGATTCCTTACCCCCTGATAGCCCCGAGTGAAGGGCAGCCTGTTTATATTAGCTCCCGTCTGTCCCCGCACTTTGAGAGATTGTTCAGAGTTGCTGCATATTTCCACCTCCACCGGCTTATGCACCTCCTCTCTCTCCacctcctcttctctctctctctctctctccagcttTCACAGATACAGCCTAGTCAGAAATGAGGGGGGCAAAGCCAATATAAAaaccatttgatttttttttgtgtgtgtgtgaaataaataaataaataaattactttttacaaatttaattgTATCTCTCTGCTCTAAGGTCAAGGAAAGAAAAgttcacaaaacacaaaatgtgatcTCAAAATTTCAGCCGTTCTGCTACAACTTGGCTTTCATTTTGAAAGACCAAACGCTGATAAaattgtttgaacatttttcaaataaactgGGGATGAAAGAAAGATTGAGAAAGATAatatatggtaaaaaaaaaaactccatatCTTCATATAATGAAGATATGGAGTTTTATGACTTTCAAATTGACTCCGTCAGAAAATCAAGAAACATTCACTCTATATCCAATCAGTCAACTTATCACGCTGAAGTTCTGCCATGTAATAACAGTgttcagtgtggaagttgtgACTGTAAagcaaaacctaaaaaaatgtgttaCCACAACAGGAACCTTGTTCATGactcatagtttttttttgtttttgtttttttgttttttttttctgggccatATTTTTACCCCGTTGTTTCTACTGTATTATGACACCGGGTCAAATTATGTCAAAAAGAGTTCTTAAGGAGAGTACGTATTCTTTAGCTTTCCTCCTGTTATCtgttaactttaatttttaaactggagTGACTATGTATAGCATAGTAAATATGCTTCCCTTctgaaatgcaacatttattttcaatcatttgTGCTGACTATCGTAgtgtttcaaataaatacaactgaaataaattcataagATCAGCTAAGCTAGtggaaataataatgaaataaattggACAAGGTCtacagtttcattttcagaacCAGAGGCTGAGGAAGTAATGCCCTCATTAAAGCCATTTCAGTGTTTATGTCCTGAAGCGCAAATAACAGTGTCCATGATTGTGCAACGAAAGACAACAAAAGATTGTAAGTTtgcaagaaacagaaacactgctgctgctgttcttgtgttttttggttAATGCTTCTTTGGGTTGCCTCTTAGAGGCtttatacattttgtaaattattgcAAGCATCCTTTGATTTAGAAGGGATATTAATTTAGTTTCAAATCGCTTCCAGTGAGACATGATCAAAATTTATACATAGCTGTAAAAGTTACAATCTCATTACAATTAGAGTTGTTTAGCCATAAgttaaaacatgtatttaatctgactgaaattggttatgtttgtttgtataGACAGAATACtccatctaaaaaaatatttcaatagttGATCaatattataaatgtattattactATCAGTTAGCttaaagtcaaaaatgtaattttggcAACTGGAACTTCTTTCCTTTCTCACTGACACAAAATATATATCCAATTTCCTAAAGTTTTGGTGTGACTTTGCTcatctttatatatataactttttctctttcaagtttagtcattaattattttttattttatggagcGTGTGCATAAAGCTTATGTTTCATCGTTGTTTACCATTGTAATACAAATGTACGCACTCATTTGTGAGAATCATCTGCATAAGTAAAGGGTCACGCACATAAATATGTTGGCCTGGTTTCTAAAATTGTTAAGCGTCACTGTTGTCATTCTTTCTGTGTGTAGGCCTATACTAGTTGGCATGGTTGGTAGGAAAGGTTCAGACAACAGCAAACATGGCAccgatggaaaaaaaatctttctttataTTCTCAGAAAGCATAAAGACAAAGACTAGAGCAGGCACCGCAGTGGATTTACTAGTGTCTGTTGCAATTCAACACAGCTACAGGTTCCTGTCGttgtcttcatcttcttctttgatTGTTCTTGGACGTGAGCTTCACAGCGCCCCCCCCACAATCACCAGAGGTAGTGCTCTGTTTGCTACGTTTGGAAATGCACTtgcaagcaaaaatatttatatttaacctTGAGTATAAATAGGCCTTTAATATCGTTTTACACAATTCATGCCCAGGGTAAAATGGAAAGTTCTGGGATACGAAAGAGCTCCATGCTTAACTCAGCTGGTTCTGATGCTACCTGGCACTGGACCTCATTTTGTTGGCTCCTTGTGGACGCTTTGTCAAACTGGTGAAGGACGAACTGAACTGGAGCTGACTTTAGCAGACAAGGAGGTTGAGCAGAGTACAGCAAACTTGcttcgttttttctttttgagcttTCAACATCTGTCTCTCTGAGACAAAAATCTTCCTTTTCTATACACGTGGCGACATTCTGCAGCCATGCTAATTGTGCTACTCAGTGCTGTAAAATGCTTTGCTTCATAAAGGTAGATCTGCAAAAAATAAGTTGAacaattaatttgaatttacattgaaaaatcaatatatttcataatcagaaataaaaagctgatcAAAATTGTCTACTGTTCTCAGTTTGGTGCATCTCTGCAGTCCTGTTTATCAGACTggaaccaataaaaaaaacaaaaccatagacCATGGTCGGATATGAAGGAATAATTATTTGAGGgacaatttatttgattttctatGAGAAAGAAGTAGGAAGAGCTGAGCTGTGAAGGCCAGCCCCCATCCTTGACTCGGACACGGTGATATTGATTTAACCGTGAAAACTGGCGCTTGTGAATTATGATGTCATGACTCAGTGCTCTGCTCGCCTCTGTCACTgaaggaggatgaagaggagcgGACTTGGAGGAAGGAAGAAGCAGACGCAGGAAGACAAGTTAGGATGAAGCagataaattaaagttttatcttaATTGCTCCTAGGAAGGATTACAGGtctgagaggaagaggaagaggtgaATCCGAAGGGTTTGTGGAGGAGCTTAAGAAGCAGCAAAAGTATCTGGAAGCAAATGCTAAAGTTTGGAGCAGATGTCCTGTCTTGCTGTGTTGAGCGGGCCACGTCAGACTCCTCCTCGTACTGTCACGTAAGGCTCTCCATAGAAGGTTTTCTTTGCCATTGAGCACATTTCTACTTTTATGAAAGAGCTTGAAGTACAACTTCAGTGTCTCTTGCTCTGTTGCTTTGAAGGACACAGTTATGAATACAGACAAGATGAAAAACTTTTGCTGCAGCACTGTAACATTGTTCAGAGGCCAAATGTCTTTGTATTGATTTAGCtgagagaagggaaaaaaaagggagagatttttcacatgtttataTCAAGGACACTGTGGGATAAACAGCCTTCACTCAGCTAGTCTCTTCTGCTGCTCAAGGCCCAGCCTGCACAGGTTATAAAAATCTTTCCGTCTCAAGGAGAGATTACATTATGTCTTGTTGCAAAAGCACAGAGCTGAAGAGACAGCACTCTGTCACCCTTtgtctctctttgtctctcccTTTGTTCCGCTCTTGGctccttcttttattttgctgtttatttatcGGATTTGTgcaggaggtttttttttgttgttttttttttttttttatcttcgcTTTGTTCCACCATCTTTACTTCAGACAGGGTGGATGGAGTCAGTATTGAGTCAACTCTCACTTATCCACAGCACACAGTGTGCAACCAAAGTCCATTTGATTGTGCAGGAAAAATTTTCAGCAATGCAACTgagatattaaaatgtttggtgGTAAATTTGTGCCctaaataagagtaaaaaataaataaatagcagaCTCTTACCTGTGATTACAGCAGTATGCACAGGTAAAGATGTGGGAAGGATATTGAAGAAAGAAAGTTCATTCATTTGTTGAGCCAAAATCTCAACGCTTCTCAGAGGGAGTCATgaataaacatttggttttgCCCATTGACAAATCCAGCtctgtgattaaaaacagtCTGAAATGTTCTTGTAGCTGTTTCCATATATTATCTTTCTGAAAACCTAACCTGAAATTGCcgtagatttattttaaatgcattggACGCAGACGTGGAACAGAAATtgaaaaagagaacaaagagaggaggagaagtggggaaaaaagttaaaaaggaaaGATGGAGGTAAGAATAAAGGGGAGGGAGAAGGATAAAGACATAAAGA
Encoded here:
- the nr0b1 gene encoding nuclear receptor subfamily 0 group B member 1 is translated as MATLEGCRCRSASARNNSSILYSILKSDSLVTAEEPQQHQQQHSQHQTLQHLLLKGSSSSCSSSSSSGPGSLQELRQQACSCGSTRRRGVLRSPQVTCKAASAVLVKTLRFVKNVPCFRELPEDDQLMLIRSGWAPLLVLGLAQDRVDFETTETVEPSMLQRILTGVPDRQSEILAGQTRVAVGVSVVDIEAIKAFLKKCWSVDISTKEYAYLKGAVLFNPDLEGLRCLHYIQALRREAHQALNEHVRLIHRDDSMRFAKLLIALSMLRAISPLVVAQLFFRPVIGTVNIEEVLMEMFYGK